A stretch of the Candidatus Bandiella numerosa genome encodes the following:
- the pdxT gene encoding pyridoxal 5'-phosphate synthase glutaminase subunit PdxT — MKTIGVFAYQGAGHLFVKALETLGYKTLRIFADTDFSKSDGIILPGGESSVQYDYCINNQLNKKIHEFFLTKKPILGTCAGAILLSKYKSIRVNGFEFIDIDIERNFYGRQINSKLIKTDSDKEAFMIRAPAIVNCGKKVEILDTFNGNPIFIKQQNVYCTTFHPELGKLDNNNPIVKIFA; from the coding sequence ATGAAAACAATAGGTGTATTTGCTTATCAAGGTGCTGGACATTTATTTGTGAAAGCTTTGGAAACACTTGGCTATAAAACTTTAAGGATTTTCGCAGATACTGATTTTTCGAAATCAGATGGTATTATTCTCCCAGGAGGGGAGAGCTCTGTACAGTATGATTACTGTATCAATAATCAGTTAAACAAAAAAATTCATGAATTTTTCCTAACTAAAAAGCCTATACTTGGCACTTGTGCTGGAGCAATATTGCTTTCCAAGTATAAATCTATAAGAGTGAATGGATTTGAATTCATAGATATAGATATAGAGAGAAATTTTTATGGAAGGCAAATTAACAGCAAATTGATAAAGACTGATTCTGATAAAGAAGCATTTATGATACGTGCTCCTGCTATAGTAAATTGTGGCAAAAAAGTAGAAATTTTAGACACATTCAATGGTAACCCTATTTTTATCAAGCAGCAAAATGTTTATTGCACAACTTTTCACCCGGAATTAGGTAAATTGGATAATAACAATCCAATTGTTAAAATATTTGCCTAA
- a CDS encoding diacylglycerol/polyprenol kinase family protein: protein MKHKNSSSLSIEIYRKSIHLIGLIFPVIYHYYDKETITIISLFLLAISFIIDKLRIKFDLLEHKFFKKIGLAQIYRDHEKENYSALTFALIGMSICLFISSKHVFNLAISILILSDTMAALIGILYGRTKINGKSFEGSMAFFATSCILSLVIARIYNLDINFLIAAFFASLIATIVELYSKNSKINDNMTIPITVCIVMNFIGNY, encoded by the coding sequence ATGAAACATAAAAACAGCTCGTCTCTATCGATTGAAATTTATAGAAAAAGTATCCATCTAATTGGCCTAATATTTCCAGTAATTTATCATTATTATGATAAAGAGACAATCACAATAATCAGTTTATTCCTTTTGGCAATTTCTTTTATAATTGATAAATTAAGAATAAAATTCGATTTACTAGAGCATAAATTTTTTAAGAAAATAGGCCTCGCACAAATATATAGAGATCATGAAAAGGAAAATTATTCAGCATTAACTTTTGCTTTAATTGGTATGAGTATATGTTTGTTTATATCATCAAAGCATGTTTTTAACCTCGCAATTTCTATTTTAATATTATCAGATACTATGGCTGCTTTAATTGGTATTTTATATGGTAGAACAAAAATAAATGGAAAAAGTTTTGAAGGTAGTATGGCTTTTTTTGCCACCTCCTGCATCTTAAGTCTAGTGATTGCAAGAATCTACAATTTGGATATAAATTTTTTAATAGCTGCATTTTTTGCATCGCTTATAGCTACAATTGTTGAATTATATTCAAAAAATTCTAAAATCAATGATAATATGACTATACCTATTACAGTTTGTATAGTAATGAATTTTATAGGAAATTATTGA